One Vibrio penaeicida DNA segment encodes these proteins:
- the tssC gene encoding type VI secretion system contractile sheath large subunit, whose amino-acid sequence MTEFQFADPDQLVHDVQKPNEPTLDALWIDRFLDIQSDSHSLRFWCDANNISNSEDMNQSLVSVIDLIDEILNEQLNAILHHDCFQQLESSWRGVQYLVNQKGSFGSEQESKIKVLSCSWEELRRDSQRAIEFDQSSLFKLIYQNEFSTPGGEPFGLIVGDYCISHQAGTNKLDRDMTLVRKIAQTAAAAFCPFLVSATPSLFGVDTFSELATILDVQAQFDQLEYENWRAVRASEDAKFVAVTVPYVLMRQPYKYDGSRLEAFAFKEKVSDSENDFLWGSASFCFAATVLRAYSESGWFAHIRGLKAGSYGQGVIMPPVNSQTQFPGKAKRYRSPVNYQVSESRELALSDCGFIPLSPVSDSPLIAFTSNSSLHKPKSFKEKGITVNSRLSSMLQYTLCVSRIAHYVKVMGRDKVGSYQNAVSIESDFQRWLHQYTTASDEASDELRAKYPLNEARIQVKEKQGSPGHYYSILHLRPHFQLDQMVSSVRLITELSPDKAL is encoded by the coding sequence ATGACAGAATTTCAATTTGCAGATCCAGATCAGCTTGTTCATGACGTACAGAAGCCAAATGAACCAACGTTAGATGCCCTTTGGATAGATCGATTCTTAGATATTCAGTCCGACTCGCACTCGCTGCGTTTTTGGTGTGATGCTAACAATATTTCTAATTCTGAAGATATGAATCAAAGCCTAGTGAGCGTTATTGATTTAATCGATGAAATTTTGAATGAGCAATTAAACGCGATTCTCCACCATGATTGTTTTCAGCAATTGGAATCAAGTTGGCGTGGCGTGCAGTATTTGGTTAATCAAAAAGGAAGCTTTGGTTCCGAGCAAGAATCAAAAATCAAAGTATTGTCATGCAGTTGGGAAGAATTGCGGCGTGATAGCCAGCGCGCAATTGAATTTGATCAAAGTAGCCTGTTCAAACTTATTTATCAGAACGAGTTTTCTACTCCCGGCGGAGAACCTTTTGGGTTGATTGTCGGGGACTATTGCATTTCACATCAAGCGGGAACAAACAAACTTGATAGAGACATGACATTAGTCCGCAAGATTGCTCAAACAGCGGCGGCTGCGTTTTGTCCATTTTTAGTGTCAGCAACGCCGAGTTTATTCGGTGTCGACACGTTTTCCGAGCTGGCAACGATCTTGGATGTGCAAGCTCAATTCGACCAGTTGGAATATGAGAATTGGCGCGCAGTAAGGGCAAGTGAAGATGCCAAATTTGTCGCCGTTACAGTACCTTATGTTTTGATGAGGCAGCCATATAAATATGATGGAAGTCGATTGGAAGCTTTCGCATTCAAAGAAAAAGTCAGTGATTCAGAAAATGACTTCCTTTGGGGAAGTGCTTCTTTTTGTTTTGCCGCTACGGTTTTAAGAGCTTATAGCGAATCAGGCTGGTTTGCTCATATAAGGGGGCTTAAGGCGGGAAGTTATGGGCAAGGCGTCATTATGCCTCCTGTAAATAGCCAAACTCAATTTCCAGGAAAGGCTAAGAGATATCGTTCTCCAGTCAATTATCAGGTTTCTGAATCGAGAGAGTTGGCGCTTTCAGATTGTGGCTTTATACCATTGTCTCCCGTATCAGATAGCCCACTTATTGCATTTACTTCGAATTCATCTTTGCATAAACCCAAATCATTCAAAGAAAAAGGAATTACCGTCAACTCGCGACTTTCCTCAATGCTGCAATACACCCTTTGTGTTTCGCGTATTGCTCATTACGTAAAAGTAATGGGAAGAGATAAAGTCGGGAGCTATCAAAATGCAGTGTCAATTGAAAGTGATTTTCAACGTTGGCTGCATCAGTACACAACAGCGTCAGATGAAGCTTCAGACGAATTAAGGGCTAAGTACCCACTCAATGAGGCTCGAATTCAAGTAAAAGAAA